One part of the Haliotis asinina isolate JCU_RB_2024 chromosome 2, JCU_Hal_asi_v2, whole genome shotgun sequence genome encodes these proteins:
- the LOC137274049 gene encoding serine/threonine-protein phosphatase 6 regulatory ankyrin repeat subunit A-like codes for MSTTTETSGSPYQSDGEISCCFTKRYDSTSSECSGQGTPDSRDEGEPAHFRTTDFLTRIGISRVIEQLLSSDEPEDQIHFYPVGSEQYLEPLIFNNIKRLARGKGNFVFVSSGLMKDLKMVHKTRVPDTVICDICVFTPEKPVTLLTFVTTDKTLGQIYRYTSRLSRAMTTAVRGSLVSFQLVHGVMTPDTWRSDSAFSDKLEELVSAASRTAIPHSMDNCQSDCITALTHFLELIRDNTDLRLGSCPLVAPVENVSSCVSPVVTRAVEMTTDVLHRQRHVVVTGGPGEGKTTVAHMLCTAYEQRGYQTVFFKDFEEADLTIISEVKVPFLLVVDDMFKSENTVEHQSFLKSVEKHIEENYVILVMVCQLYHFKKAQTLFDTYLLGNHTAIDITSINLKDHKGTCVERYHLLQCMGINVTSSELIKISNIKPYIPGFPAVCNEFAKETPMDSVQYFSYPHRYLRRQVCCLLHQSPSAAAALILLLINGGTFRRNTAIGEDLLEVVKSECRFESEETIFDELHFLSGSLLDTDEVCITFQNSVVYDACVFAVAKRYPNVLWNSCSIRYLSTDDWPISESSTDILISMQNLHYFIKDLGDRLQKRQFEKVSKSPFLSSKDNVDFLIACIGTDVGDIISSVDVREKGNLLYWTCHARNLYMTQLLLQRPEMSSDVVHSALFTCICLKKAHVFSYLLTVLKDNFKKFDIDRQDSEGKSLLLSSVRAADNHMVKFILKEGANPMVQDNMGNNSLHETCKLGNSDILRSLIAVKGTDVNFKDRHSRTPLMIAALNGHDEIFKILSGMEGCDQTCVDDDGNQALHLACLYGNTDIVKFIVTSGDVDLNRRGQDGKTPLMIATYEGNGDIFDVLTNAGCAINVDIDCSVLPAEQRFANATYHVDQENDGRAIIRFSDDNHVNRLLHKLASNGHYLLLQFLLTRDTVNLNCRNSLGRTPVMTAAMAGHHALYELFVSKACSLDVRDNDGCDILHLACKTGRTNLIENIIKHRDSDINSKDKSNKTAIMHAVEGGHLEAFKVLRDKCDLLCKDDDGNNLLHLACIGGCVDIVELLINSGSFDLESRNHYGKTPAMIAAGTGQRDIHLVLRRRGFDFDAIDTMGRSCFCCACIGGNIDIVYDLLQHNRQFMYHRDARGRTPTMQAAEHGHVKVLVFLLDNGADISEQDDNGNTLLHIACCAGNEGIVKAFLSGNSGIDQRGHLGRTPIMMAAMNGKEGVFNLCLTQSCLLSTKDYHGNNLLHAACIGGNVQIVQWLLLQNLFDIHSRGESGKTPLMMAAEHGWLETFNLLVKEGSDHDILDERGNTILHVACTGGNVTIVRHLLSQCDLGVDCRGATGRTAAMLSANAGHVELLTHLVQIGADLCLRDDDNNHIFHLACLGGSVEVCNRLLAFATDVCDLASRGRNGRTPIMMTAFKGHSKVFELLINEGCCLSELDDNHDSILHLACLGGNETIVQYLLLQDADINRKGRHGRTPAMLAAWKGHVHAYFMLVKQGCDLTGEDDYGDNIMHLACRGGRPDIVEHLISRRYGHIESRGQCGRTPVMMAAGKGCKQIVDLLIDNRCDLTAVDTNGNTVLHLACLSGKAWFVKYLLSKTTVDALQENDSKLSPDSVARYCGQREVFTLLQRESQSA; via the exons ATGTCGACCACGACAGAGACCTCGGGGAGCCCATATCAATCGGATGGGGAGATATCCTGCTGCTTCACCAAGCGTTACGACTCCACCTCTTCTGAGTGTAGTGGGCAGGGTACCCCAG ATTCCAGAGATGAAGGGGAGCCTGCCCACTTCCGAACTACGGATTTCCTGACTCGTATTGGCATCAGTCGTGTCATCGAACAGCTCCTTAGCAGTGACGAGCCTGAAG ACCAGATACACTTTTACCCAGTTGGATCTGAGCAGTACCTTGAACCACTGATATTCAACAACATTAAACGCCTTGCACGAGGTAAAGGGAATTTCGTGTTCGTCAGTTCTGGTTTGATGAAGGATTTGAAGATGGTGCACAAGACCCGAGTCCCGGACACCGTCATATGCGACATCTGTGTTTTCACACCAGAGAAACCAGTAACATTGCTGACATTTGTTACGACGGACAAAACTCTGGGTCAAATCTACAGGTACACTTCACGCCTCTCGAGGGCGATGACAACTGCAGTGAGAGGAAGTCTGGTGTCCTTCCAGCTGGTCCACGGTGTGATGACCCCGGACACGTGGCGCTCAGACAGCGCATTCAGTGACAAGCTAGAGGAACTTGTGTCAGCCGCCTCGAGGACAGCCATTCCACACTCTATGGACAACTGTCAGTCAGACTGCATCACTGCACTGACGCACTTCCTGGAACTGATCAGAGACAACACAGATCTAAGACTGGGGAGTTGTCCACTAGTGGCTCCAGTGGAGAATG TGTCGTCGTGTGTCAGCCCAGTCGTTACCAGAGCCGTGGAGATGACCACTGATGTCCTTCACCGCCAGCGCCATGTTGTTGTGACAGGGGGACCAGGAGAAGGCAAGACAACCGTAGCTCACATGCTTTGCACTGCGTACGAACAGCGAGGATACCAAACTGTTTTCTTCAAAGACTTCGAGGAAGCTGATTTGACTATTATATCAGAAGTAAAAGTACCATTTCTGTTGGTAGTTGATGATATGTTCAAAAGTGAAAATACAGTTGAACATCAGAGCTTTCTGAAAAGTGTTGAAAAGCACATTGAAGAAAATTACGTTATTCTGGTGATGGTGTGTCAACTGTACCACTTTAAGAAAGCACAGACATTGTTTGATACCTACTTGCTTGGAAATCACACGGCCATTGACATCACATCCATAAACTTAAAAGACCACAAAGGTACCTGTGTTGAACGTTACCACCTCTTGCAGTGTATGGGTATCAATGTCACTTCCTCAGAGCTGATAAAAATTTCAAATATCAAACCCTACATACCTGGATTTCCAGCTGTTTGCAACGAGTTTGCAAAAGAGACACCAATGGACTCAGTTCAGTACTTTTCATATCCCCACAGATACCTTAGACGTCAGGTCTGTTGTCTGTTACACCAATCGCCGTCCGCAGCAGCAGCCTTGATACTACTTCTCATTAATGGAGGTACTTTTAGAAGAAACACAGCAATTGGCGAAGACCTCCTTGAAGTTGTGAAGTCAGAATGCCGGTTTGAATCTGAAGAAACTATCTTTGATGAACTGCACTTTCTGTCAGGTTCACTCCTTGACACAGATGAGGTGTGCATCACCTTCCAGAACAGTGTTGTATATGACGCTTGTGTATTTGCTGTGGCCAAGCGCTACCCCAACGTCTTGTGGAACAGCTGTAGCATACGATATTTGTCCACAGATGACTGGCCTATATCGGAGTCAAGTACTGATATTCTGATATCAATGCAGAATCTACACTATTTTATCAAAGATTTAGGCGACAGATTACAGAAACGACAGTTTGAAAAGGTATCAAAAAGCCCATTCCTTTCATCAAAAGATAATGTTGATTTTCTCATTGCTTGCATTGGCACAGACGTAGGAGACATCATCAGTTCGGTTGATGTGCGTGAGAAAGGAAACCTCCTCTACTGGACTTGCCACGCACGTAATCTTTACATGACGCAGCTTCTTCTGCAACGTCCTGAGATGTCATCAGACGTTGTTCACAGTGCTCTGTTCACGTGTATATGTCTTAAGAAAGCACATGTCTTCTCATATCTCTTGACTGTGTTAAAGGACAATTTCAAAAAGTTTGACATTGATCGTCAAGACAGCGAAGGTAAAAGCCTGCTGTTATCCTCTGTGAGAGCAGCTGATAACCACATGGTCAAGTTTATATTAAAGGAAGGCGCAAACCCTATGGTGCAAGATAACATGGGCAACAACTCTCTCCACGAGACGTGTAAACTTGGTAATTCGGATATCTTAAGAAGTCTCATTGCTGTTAAGGGTACTGACGTTAATTTCAAAGACAGACACTCAAGAACACCTTTGATGATCGCAGCCCTGAATGGACACGACGAGATATTTAAGATTCTTTCAGGAATGGAGGGTTGTGACCAAACATGTGTTGATGATGACGGAAACCAGGCACTACATTTGGCTTGTTTATATGGGAATACAGACATTGTTAAATTTATTGTAACCTCTGGTGACGTGGATCTCAACCGGAGAGGTCAAGATGGGAAAACACCGCTTATGATTGCAACTTATGAAGGAAATGGTGATATATTTGATGTCCTGACGAACGCAGGCTGTGCGATAAATGTAGATATAGACTGCAGTGTATTGCCAGCTGAACAAAGATTTGCAAACGCCACTTACCATGTGGATCAAGAGAATGACGGTCGAGCCATCATCAGATTTTCCGATGACAATCATGTTAACCGGCTATTGCACAAGTTAGCAAGCAATGGTCACTATCTACTTCTGCAATTTCTGTTAACAAGAGATACAGTTAACCTAAATTGTAGAAACTCCCTCGGAAGAACACCTGTGATGACAGCGGCAATGGCTGGTCACCACGCCTTATATGAACTCTTTGTTAGCAAGGCATGCTCTCTGGACGTGAGGGACAATGATGGTTGCGATATTCTTCACCTAGCGTGCAAGACAGGGAGAACAAACCTTATTGAGAACATTATCAAACATCGTGATTCTGATATAAATTCTAAGGATAAGAGTAACAAGACTGCAATAATGCATGCGGTTGAAGGAGGACATCTAGAAGCCTTTAAGGTATTAAGAGACAAATGTGACCTACTTTGTAAAGATGATGATGGCAACAATTTGCTCCACCTCgcctgcattggtggatgtgtagATATTGTTGAACTTCTCATCAACTCAGGTTCCTTTGACTTAGAGTCCAGGAATCATTACGGCAAGACTCCAGCGATGATTGCTGCCGGTACTGGCCAGAGGGACATACATCTTGTCTTGAGGAGGAGAGGATTTGACTTCGATGCAATAGATACCATGGGACGTTCGTGTTTCTGCTGCGCTTGCATAGGTGGTAACATTGACATTGTTTACGATTTGCTGCAACACAATAGACAGTTTATGTATCACCGCGATGCTCGAGGACGCACGCCAACTATGCAAGCTGCAGAACACGGACATGTGAAGGTCCTGGTCTTCCTACTGGATAATGGGGCAGATATTTCAGAACAAGATGATAACGGCAACACCCTCCTGCACATTGCGTGCTGTGCAGGTAACGAGGGGATCGTGAAAGCCTTTCTAAGTGGGAATTCTGGCATCGACCAGCGAGGTCATCTGGGGAGGACACCGATAATGATGGCGGCTATGAATGGCAAAGAAGGCGTGTTCAACCTCTGCCTGACACAGTCGTGTCTCTTGTCGACAAAAgattaccatggcaacaaccTCTTACACGCGGCGTGCATTGGAGGAAATGTTCAGATTGTTCAGTGGCTTTTGTTGCAAAACCTGTTTGACATACACTCGAGAGGTGAATCAGGAAAGACACCATTGATGATGGCTGCTGAACATGGCTGGTTAGAAACATTCAATCTATTGGTTAAGGAAGGAAGTGATCATGACATTCTGGATGAAAGAGGGAACACTATCCTTCATGTGGCATGTACCGGCGGTAATGTTACAATAGTGAGACACCTTCTGTCGCAGTGTGATCTAGGTGTGGACTGTAGAGGGGCGACAGGGAGAACGGCCGCCATGTTGTCTGCGAATGCTGGTCACGTGGAGTTGTTGACACATCTCGTGCAAATAGGAGCTGACCTGTGTCTTAGAGATGATGATAATAATCATATATTTCATCTTGCATGTCTAGGAGGAAGCGTGGAGGTCTGTAATCGTCTTCTGGCGTTTGCCACGGATGTGTGTGACCTTGCATCAAGAGGAAGAAATGGTCGAACACCAATAATGATGACTGCATTCAAAGGTCATTCAAAAGTGTTCGAGCTATTAATAAATGAAGGATGCTGTCTTTCAGAACTGGATGATAATCATGACAGCATCCTACATTTGGCGTGCCTGGGGGGCAATGAAACAATTGTCCAATACCTGCTGCTGCAAGATGCAGACATAAACAGGAAAGGCCGTCATGGAAGGACCCCAGCGATGCTTGCAGCGTGGAAGGGCCATGTCCATGCGTACTTCATGCTTGTGAAGCAGGGTTGTGATCTCACGGGTGAAGATGATTACGGTGACAACATCATGCATCTGGCGTGTCGGGGTGGCAGACCAGACATAGTGGAACATCTGATCTCTCGCAGATATGGACACATTGAGAGCAGGGGCCAGTGTGGAAGGACGCCGGTTATGATGGCAGCTGGGAAAGGATGCAAACAGATTGTGGATTTACTCATTGACAACAGATGTGATCTGACTGCCGTGGACACCAATGGAAACACTGTTCTTCACCTTGCTTGTCTCAGTGGTAAGGCCTGGTTTGTCAAGTATCTCCTCTCTAAGACCACAGTGGATGCCTTACAGGAAAATGATTCCAAGCTGTCCCCAGACAGCGTGGCGAGGTACTGTGGACAGAGGGAGGTGTTCACACTGCTACAACGGGAATCCCAGTCGGCCTAG
- the LOC137274050 gene encoding uncharacterized protein — protein MSTVTGTCPACSSAEKKYKERGGDPNCFVLHGERDVITAPRSDKEKRKKKKLLQDQLEKRVAALRNTRGGVVIVHLQGQVQTDRYLEYFDEFIGNPLSELIEDGRLFVDTYVRQWLSTLPGFEDFSDFVLINVRKTAGVATVDFCTKTCNDFEKKNPSILNVLSILSRTFYTKTRKPQIRGVPLSENLQKLHENRAIELKTFINPDAEKDVVEFVNHVWMDLKLRENLTSLTKVEHGGSFYVGITEEKKQRGSYNTKAPKILGFRVGFPHEDITELLQKKIAEHVTVLQLNGRFEDAPSDLTEIAFHEVRDSNPQRYILEIAVRHVDGIVFCDKQGPRTYLIDHGNIVRMSQVEWLHRITCRLPPWII, from the exons ATGAGCACAG tgaCAGGTACATGTCCAGCCTGTTCCTCTGCTGAGAAGAAGTACAAGGAGAGGGGCGGAGACCCCAACTGCTTCGTGCTGCACGGTGAGCGAGACGTCATCACTGCTCCCAGGTCTGACAAGGAGAAGCGGAAAAAGAAGAAACTTTTGCAAGACCAGCTGGAGAAGAGAGTGGCAGCACTGAGGAACACCCGTGGAGGAGTTGTCATTGTCCACCTTCAAGGTCAGGTCCAGACTGACCGATATCTCGAGTACTTTGATGAGTTCATTGGGAACCCGCTGTCTGAACTTATTGAGGATGGACGACTTTTTGTTGACACATATGTGCGTCAGTGGCTCTCAACTCTGCCAGGATTTGAGGATTTCAGTGATTTCGTTCTCATAAATGTGCGCAAAACGGCGGGCGTTGCTACAGTGGATTTCTGCACCAAGACTTGTaacgattttgaaaaaaagaatcCATCAATTTTAAACGTCTTATCGATTCTGTCGCGAACATTTTACACTAAAACTCGCAAGCCTCAAATCCGAGGTGTTCCGCTTTCAGAGAATCTACAGAAACTGCACGAGAACCGGGCAATAGAGCTGAAAACCTTTATAAATCCAGACGCTGAAAAAGATGTTGTAGAGTTTGTTAATCATGTCTGGATGGACCTGAAACTGAGAGAAAACCTGACATCTCTGACGAAGGTTGAACACGGAGGTTCATTCTACGTTGGTATTACTGAGGAAAAGAAGCAGAGGGGTTCATACAACACAAAAGCCCCTAAAATACTTGGCTTTCGCGTTGGTTTTCCACATGAGGACATAACAGAACTCCTGCAAAAGAAAATagcagaacatgtcacagtTTTACAATTGAATGGACGATTTGAAGATGCTCCATCTGATCTGACTGAAATTGCTTTTCATGAAGTTCGTGACAGTAACCCCCAGAGGTATATACTGGAGATAGCAGTGAGGCACGTTGATGGTATTGTGTTCTGTGACAAACAGGGGCCAAGAACCTACCTCATAGACCACGGAAACATCGTCAGGATGTCGCAAGTAGAGTGGTTGCACAGGATCACCTGTCGTCTGCCGCCATGGATCATATAA